Proteins encoded within one genomic window of Manis pentadactyla isolate mManPen7 chromosome 4, mManPen7.hap1, whole genome shotgun sequence:
- the ITGA3 gene encoding integrin alpha-3 isoform X1: protein MGPGPRRAARVPRPMLCALALMVAASGRAASAFNLDTRFLVVKEAENPGSLFGYSVALHRQTERQQRYLLLAGAPQDLAVPDGYTNRTGAVYLCPLTAHKNDCQRMDITEKSDPDHHIIEDMWLGVTVASQGPAGRVLVCAHRYTQVLWSGLEDQRRMVGKCYVRGNDLELDPTDDWQTYHNEMCNSNTNYLQTGMCQLGTSGGFTQNTVYFGAPGAYNWKGNSYMIQRKDWDLSEYSYKEPEKQGNLYIGYTVQVGSNILHPTDITIVTGAPRHQHKGAVFLLSQEAGGDLRRKQVLEGTQVGAYFGSAIALADLNNDGWQDLLVGAPYYFERKEEVGGAIYVFMNEAGASFPALPSLLLHGPSHSAFGFSVASIGDINQDGFQDIAVGAPFEGLGKVYIYHSSSRGLLRQPQQVVDGEKLGLPGLATFGYSLSGRMDVDENFYPDLLVGTLSDRIVLLRARPVINILHRTLVARPSVLDPALCTATSCVQVELCFAYNQSAGNPNYRRNITLAYTLEADRDRRPPRLRFALSQSAVFHGFFSMPDMRCQTLELLLMDNVRDKLRPIIISMNYSLPLRMPDKPRLGLRPLDAYPVLNQAQALENHTEVQFQKECGQDNKCDSNLQMQAAFESELGQRLSRLQYSRDVRKLLLSINVTNAPSRKRAGEDAHEALLTLEVPPALLLSSVRPPGACQANETIVCELGNPFKRNQRMELLIAFEVIGVTLHTRELQVQLQLSTSSHQDNLQPVTLPLLVDYTLQASLSMVSHRLQSFFGGTVMGESGMKTVEDVGSPLKYEFQVGPVGEGLAALGTLVLGLEWPYEVINGKWLLYPTEITVHGNGTWPCRPPGDLVNPLNLTLSVSGDRRTSPQRRRRRLDPGGDQDLPPVTLAAAKKAKSETQLSCGSDRTRCVWLECPIPDAPVITNVTVQARVWNSTFIEDYRDFDRVRVASWATLFLRSSVPTINMENKTVRFSVDIDSDLVEELPAEIELWLVLVAVSAGLLLLGLIILLLWKCGFFKRARTRALYEAKRQKAEMKSQPSETERLTDDY, encoded by the exons ATGGGCCCCGGCCCCCGCCGCGCCGCCCGAGTCCCGCGCCCGATGCTCTGTGCGCTTGCTTTGATGGTGGCCGCCAGCGGCCGCGCCGCCTCCGCCTTCAACCTGGACACCCGATTCCTGGTAGTGAAGGAGGCCGAGAACCCGGGCAGCCTCTTCGGCTACTCGGTCGCCCTCCATCGGCAGACGGAGCGGCAGCAGCGCTACCT GCTTCTGGCTGGTGCCCCCCAGGACCTCGCCGTTCCTGATGGCTATACCAACCGGACTGGTGCTGTTTACCTGTGCCCACTCACTGCCCACAAGAATGACTGTCAGCGGATGGACATCACAGAGAAAA GTGACCCTGACCATCACATTATTGAGGACATGTGGCTCGGGGTGACTGTGGCCAGCCAGGGCCCTGCGGGCAGAGTCCTG GTCTGTGCCCACCGCTACACCCAGGTGCTGTGGTCAGGTTTGGAGGACCAGCGGCGCATGGTGGGCAAGTGCTACGTGCGGGGCAACGACCTAGAGCTGGACCCCACTGATGACTGGCAGACCTACCACAACGAGATGTGTAATAGCAACACCAACTACCTGCAGACAGGCATGTGCCAGCTGGGCACCAGCGGCGGCTTCACCCAGAACACTGTGTACTTCGGTGCTCCTGGTGCCTACAACTGGAAAG GAAACAGCTACATGATTCAGCGGAAGGACTGGGATTTATCTGAATATAGCTATAAGGAACCAGAGAAACAAGGGAACCTCTACATTG ggtaCACGGTGCAGGTAGGCAGCAACATCCTGCACCCCACGGACATCACCATTGTGACAGGGGCCCCACGGCACCAACATAAGGGCGCTGTCTTCTTGCTGAGCCAGGAGGCAGGTGGAGACCTGAGGAGGAAACAGGTGCTGGAGGGCACGCAGGTGGGCGCCTATTTTGGCAGCGCCATTGCCCTGGCAGACCTGAACAATGATGG GTGGCAAGACCTTCTGGTGGGTGCCCCCTACTACTTTGAGCGGAAAGAGGAGGTAGGGGGTGCCATCTATGTCTTCATGAATGAGGCGGGGGCCTCCTTCcctgctctcccttccctccttcttcaCGGCCCCAGTCACTCCGCCTTTGGCTTCTCTGTGGCCAGCATTGGTGACATCAACCAGGATGGATTCCAGG ACATTGCTGTGGGGGCTCCGTTTGAGGGCTTGGGCAAAGTGTACATCTACCACAGCAGCTCCAGGGGACTCCTCAGACAGCCCCAGCAG GTAGTCGACGGGGAGAAGTTGGGACTGCCTGGCTTGGCCACCTTCGGCTACTCCCTGAGCGGGCGGATGGACGTGGATGAGAACTTCTACCCGGACCTGCTGGTGGGGACTCTGTCAGACCGCATCGTGCTGCTGCG GGCACGGCCTGTCATCAACATCCTCCATAGGACCTTGGTGGCCCGGCCATCTGTGCTGGACCCTGCACTTTGCACAGCCACCTCCTG TGTGCAGGTGGAGCTGTGCTTTGCTTACAACCAGAGTGCTGGGAACCCCAACTACAGGCGAAACATCA ccctggcctACACATTGGAGGCTGACCGAGACCGCCGCCCACCCCGGCTTCGCTTTGCCCTCAGCCAGTCAGCTGTCTTCCATGGCTTCTTCTCCATGCCAGATATGCGCTGCCAGACGCTGGAGCTGCTCCTGATG GACAACGTCCGCGACAAACTCCGTCCCATCATCATCTCCATGAACTACTCCTTACCTCTGCGGATGCCCGACAAGCCCCGGCTGGGCCTGAGGCCCCTCGATGCCTACCCGGTCCTCAACCAGGCGCAGGCGCTCGAGAACCACACCGAA GTTCAGTTCCAGAAGGAGTGCGGGCAGGACAATAAGTGCGACAGCAATTTGCAGATGCAAGCGGCCTTCGAGTCTGAGCTGGGGCAGCGGCTGAGCAG GCTCCAGTACAGCAGAGACGTCCGGAAACTGCTCCTGAGCATCAACGTAACCAACGCCCCCAGCCGGAAGCGGGCTGGGGAAGATGCCCACGAGGCTCTGCTTACCCTGGAGGTGCCCCCCGCCCTGCTGCTGTCCTCCGTGCGCCCC CCTGGGGCCTGCCAGGCCAACGAGACCATCGTTTGTGAGCTGGGGAACCCCTTCAAAAGGAACCAAAGG ATGGAGCTGCTCATCGCCTTCGAGGTCATCGGGGTGACCCTGCACAcgagggaactccaggtgcagcTGCAGCTCTCCAC GTCAAGTCACCAGGACAACCTGCAGCCCGTGACCCTGCCTCTGCTGGTGGACTACACACTCCAGGCCTCACTCAGCAT GGTGAGTCACCGGCTACAAAGCTTCTTTGGGGGGACAGTGATGGGCGAGTCTGGCATGAAAACTGTGGAAGATGTGGGAAGCCCTCTCAAATATGAGTTCCAG GTGGGCccagtgggggaagggctggcaGCCCTGGGGACCCTGGTCCTAGGGCTGGAGTGGCCCTATGAAGTCATCAATGGCAAGTGGCTGCTGTACCCCACGGAGATCACTGTCCACGGCAATGGGACCTGGCCCTGCCGACCACCTGGAGACCTTGTCAACCCTCTTAATCTCACCCTCTCT GTCTCTGGGGACAGGCGGACATCTCCACAGCGCAGGCGACGACGGCTGGATCCAGGGGGAGACCAGGACCTCCCACCTGTCACCTTGGCTGCTGCCAAAAAAGCCAAGTCTGAGACCCAGCTG AGCTGTGGCAGCGACCGCACCCGCTGTGTGTGGCTGGAGTGCCCCATTCCTGATGCACCCGTCATCACCAACGTGACAGTGCAGGCACGAGTGTGGAACAGTACTTTCATCGAG GATTATAGAGACTTTGACCGAGTCAGGGTTGCCAGCTGGGCTACGCTGTTCCTCCGAAGCAGCG
- the ITGA3 gene encoding integrin alpha-3 isoform X2 — MREGQCCPFKRRWRSQDLFSFPGRKAEPGLGSQARLTAMGPGPRRAARVPRPMLCALALMVAASGRAASAFNLDTRFLVVKEAENPGSLFGYSVALHRQTERQQRYLLLAGAPQDLAVPDGYTNRTGAVYLCPLTAHKNDCQRMDITEKSDPDHHIIEDMWLGVTVASQGPAGRVLVCAHRYTQVLWSGLEDQRRMVGKCYVRGNDLELDPTDDWQTYHNEMCNSNTNYLQTGMCQLGTSGGFTQNTVYFGAPGAYNWKGNSYMIQRKDWDLSEYSYKEPEKQGNLYIGYTVQVGSNILHPTDITIVTGAPRHQHKGAVFLLSQEAGGDLRRKQVLEGTQVGAYFGSAIALADLNNDGWQDLLVGAPYYFERKEEVGGAIYVFMNEAGASFPALPSLLLHGPSHSAFGFSVASIGDINQDGFQDIAVGAPFEGLGKVYIYHSSSRGLLRQPQQVVDGEKLGLPGLATFGYSLSGRMDVDENFYPDLLVGTLSDRIVLLRARPVINILHRTLVARPSVLDPALCTATSCVQVELCFAYNQSAGNPNYRRNITLAYTLEADRDRRPPRLRFALSQSAVFHGFFSMPDMRCQTLELLLMDNVRDKLRPIIISMNYSLPLRMPDKPRLGLRPLDAYPVLNQAQALENHTEVQFQKECGQDNKCDSNLQMQAAFESELGQRLSRLQYSRDVRKLLLSINVTNAPSRKRAGEDAHEALLTLEVPPALLLSSVRPPGACQANETIVCELGNPFKRNQRMELLIAFEVIGVTLHTRELQVQLQLSTSSHQDNLQPVTLPLLVDYTLQASLSMVSHRLQSFFGGTVMGESGMKTVEDVGSPLKYEFQVGPVGEGLAALGTLVLGLEWPYEVINGKWLLYPTEITVHGNGTWPCRPPGDLVNPLNLTLSVSGDRRTSPQRRRRRLDPGGDQDLPPVTLAAAKKAKSETQLSCGSDRTRCVWLECPIPDAPVITNVTVQARVWNSTFIEDYRDFDRVRVASWATLFLRSSVPTINMENKTVRFSVDIDSDLVEELPAEIELWLVLVAVSAGLLLLGLIILLLWKCGFFKRARTRALYEAKRQKAEMKSQPSETERLTDDY, encoded by the exons ATGAGGGAGGGGCAGTGCTGCCCCTTTAAGAGGCGGTGGCGGAGCCAGGACCTTTTCTCTTTCCCCGGAAGGAAAGCGGAGCCCGGGCTGGGCTCGCAAG CCCGGCTCACAGCCATGGGCCCCGGCCCCCGCCGCGCCGCCCGAGTCCCGCGCCCGATGCTCTGTGCGCTTGCTTTGATGGTGGCCGCCAGCGGCCGCGCCGCCTCCGCCTTCAACCTGGACACCCGATTCCTGGTAGTGAAGGAGGCCGAGAACCCGGGCAGCCTCTTCGGCTACTCGGTCGCCCTCCATCGGCAGACGGAGCGGCAGCAGCGCTACCT GCTTCTGGCTGGTGCCCCCCAGGACCTCGCCGTTCCTGATGGCTATACCAACCGGACTGGTGCTGTTTACCTGTGCCCACTCACTGCCCACAAGAATGACTGTCAGCGGATGGACATCACAGAGAAAA GTGACCCTGACCATCACATTATTGAGGACATGTGGCTCGGGGTGACTGTGGCCAGCCAGGGCCCTGCGGGCAGAGTCCTG GTCTGTGCCCACCGCTACACCCAGGTGCTGTGGTCAGGTTTGGAGGACCAGCGGCGCATGGTGGGCAAGTGCTACGTGCGGGGCAACGACCTAGAGCTGGACCCCACTGATGACTGGCAGACCTACCACAACGAGATGTGTAATAGCAACACCAACTACCTGCAGACAGGCATGTGCCAGCTGGGCACCAGCGGCGGCTTCACCCAGAACACTGTGTACTTCGGTGCTCCTGGTGCCTACAACTGGAAAG GAAACAGCTACATGATTCAGCGGAAGGACTGGGATTTATCTGAATATAGCTATAAGGAACCAGAGAAACAAGGGAACCTCTACATTG ggtaCACGGTGCAGGTAGGCAGCAACATCCTGCACCCCACGGACATCACCATTGTGACAGGGGCCCCACGGCACCAACATAAGGGCGCTGTCTTCTTGCTGAGCCAGGAGGCAGGTGGAGACCTGAGGAGGAAACAGGTGCTGGAGGGCACGCAGGTGGGCGCCTATTTTGGCAGCGCCATTGCCCTGGCAGACCTGAACAATGATGG GTGGCAAGACCTTCTGGTGGGTGCCCCCTACTACTTTGAGCGGAAAGAGGAGGTAGGGGGTGCCATCTATGTCTTCATGAATGAGGCGGGGGCCTCCTTCcctgctctcccttccctccttcttcaCGGCCCCAGTCACTCCGCCTTTGGCTTCTCTGTGGCCAGCATTGGTGACATCAACCAGGATGGATTCCAGG ACATTGCTGTGGGGGCTCCGTTTGAGGGCTTGGGCAAAGTGTACATCTACCACAGCAGCTCCAGGGGACTCCTCAGACAGCCCCAGCAG GTAGTCGACGGGGAGAAGTTGGGACTGCCTGGCTTGGCCACCTTCGGCTACTCCCTGAGCGGGCGGATGGACGTGGATGAGAACTTCTACCCGGACCTGCTGGTGGGGACTCTGTCAGACCGCATCGTGCTGCTGCG GGCACGGCCTGTCATCAACATCCTCCATAGGACCTTGGTGGCCCGGCCATCTGTGCTGGACCCTGCACTTTGCACAGCCACCTCCTG TGTGCAGGTGGAGCTGTGCTTTGCTTACAACCAGAGTGCTGGGAACCCCAACTACAGGCGAAACATCA ccctggcctACACATTGGAGGCTGACCGAGACCGCCGCCCACCCCGGCTTCGCTTTGCCCTCAGCCAGTCAGCTGTCTTCCATGGCTTCTTCTCCATGCCAGATATGCGCTGCCAGACGCTGGAGCTGCTCCTGATG GACAACGTCCGCGACAAACTCCGTCCCATCATCATCTCCATGAACTACTCCTTACCTCTGCGGATGCCCGACAAGCCCCGGCTGGGCCTGAGGCCCCTCGATGCCTACCCGGTCCTCAACCAGGCGCAGGCGCTCGAGAACCACACCGAA GTTCAGTTCCAGAAGGAGTGCGGGCAGGACAATAAGTGCGACAGCAATTTGCAGATGCAAGCGGCCTTCGAGTCTGAGCTGGGGCAGCGGCTGAGCAG GCTCCAGTACAGCAGAGACGTCCGGAAACTGCTCCTGAGCATCAACGTAACCAACGCCCCCAGCCGGAAGCGGGCTGGGGAAGATGCCCACGAGGCTCTGCTTACCCTGGAGGTGCCCCCCGCCCTGCTGCTGTCCTCCGTGCGCCCC CCTGGGGCCTGCCAGGCCAACGAGACCATCGTTTGTGAGCTGGGGAACCCCTTCAAAAGGAACCAAAGG ATGGAGCTGCTCATCGCCTTCGAGGTCATCGGGGTGACCCTGCACAcgagggaactccaggtgcagcTGCAGCTCTCCAC GTCAAGTCACCAGGACAACCTGCAGCCCGTGACCCTGCCTCTGCTGGTGGACTACACACTCCAGGCCTCACTCAGCAT GGTGAGTCACCGGCTACAAAGCTTCTTTGGGGGGACAGTGATGGGCGAGTCTGGCATGAAAACTGTGGAAGATGTGGGAAGCCCTCTCAAATATGAGTTCCAG GTGGGCccagtgggggaagggctggcaGCCCTGGGGACCCTGGTCCTAGGGCTGGAGTGGCCCTATGAAGTCATCAATGGCAAGTGGCTGCTGTACCCCACGGAGATCACTGTCCACGGCAATGGGACCTGGCCCTGCCGACCACCTGGAGACCTTGTCAACCCTCTTAATCTCACCCTCTCT GTCTCTGGGGACAGGCGGACATCTCCACAGCGCAGGCGACGACGGCTGGATCCAGGGGGAGACCAGGACCTCCCACCTGTCACCTTGGCTGCTGCCAAAAAAGCCAAGTCTGAGACCCAGCTG AGCTGTGGCAGCGACCGCACCCGCTGTGTGTGGCTGGAGTGCCCCATTCCTGATGCACCCGTCATCACCAACGTGACAGTGCAGGCACGAGTGTGGAACAGTACTTTCATCGAG GATTATAGAGACTTTGACCGAGTCAGGGTTGCCAGCTGGGCTACGCTGTTCCTCCGAAGCAGCG